In a genomic window of Choristoneura fumiferana chromosome 19, NRCan_CFum_1, whole genome shotgun sequence:
- the LOC141438652 gene encoding uncharacterized protein, whose product MRRKHSMESSYSAMKERHNKQGALVSAGFKVSTTIRPDEQPKDDRDDLSSVHKDIDDMRFDSLRKSYSQEDLSEWTDAERRIGELTLSEARSVGGTLPASTGRAASSTRLTHQEAHTMAERDLGSTFLLPHVHLYKPDLTSDVSEFDSL is encoded by the exons ATGAGGAGAAAACACAGTATGGAATCATCTTACAGTGCCATGAAAGAGAGACATAATAAACAAG GTGCGCTGGTGTCGGCCGGCTTCAAAGTGTCGACGACCATCCGACCCGACGAACAGCCGAAGGACGACCGCGACGATCTGTCCTCAGTCCACAAAGACATTGACGACATGCGGTTCGATTCTCTTAGGAAATCATacag CCAAGAAGACTTATCGGAATGGACGGATGCAGAACGACGGATTGGGGAATT AACCTTATCTGAAGCCCGTTCCGTGGGCGGAACCCTGCCAGCGAGCACGGGACGAGCGGCATCATCCACTCGCTTAACACACCAG GAGGCCCACACGATGGCAGAGCGCGACCTGGGCTCCACCTTCCTCCTGCCGCACGTGCACCTCTATAAACCGGACCTT acAAGCGACGTGTCGGAGTTCGATTCCCTGTGA